One part of the Salmo salar chromosome ssa10, Ssal_v3.1, whole genome shotgun sequence genome encodes these proteins:
- the sac3d1 gene encoding SAC3 domain-containing protein 1 isoform X2 → MNNKRTSCRFSHSRRRGQPVERDWRQHHNQGVWREVQEERRQESVPRGVCLSMCPIRELQDREAQNLLHRFEVLSGTERERWPRADPSGVVKEYARPAAGKDSTRPSDLRPPAVLLKTVFYLVDNIAASPTLRPWTEVYDFVFDRLRSVRQDMIIQRVSGADCVAVLERTVRFLIYASYRLCGEPLRLYDPRINDTHLQESLSWLLECYTSGKHPNQEEFQALSLLYNLGSSRAIQHTMELPERIRSSPVMHLALSVSRAFMERNPVRLLRLAHRLDFLQSCALHRHLETCRRDLLLIYSHGHSSKNCRFPLHKLAHILALDVPLTNQLCQAHGVEVHGDSVVFSKTSFTEPEAGKLQCAHFHDLVDRKQRDLTVGSIIHGCT, encoded by the exons ATGAACAACAAGAGAACGTCCTGTCGTTT TTCCCACTCCAGAAGGAGAGGACAGCCCGTGGAAAGGGATTGGAGGCAACACCACAACCAGGGGGTATGGCGAGAAGtgcaagaggagaggaggcaggagtcCGTCCCCAGGGGTGTCTGCCTGTCTATGTGCCCTATCCGCGAGCTGCAGGACAGGGAGGCCCAGAACTTACTGCACCGATTTGAGGTGTTGTCAGGTACTGAGCGGGAACGCTGGCCCAGGGCTGACCCCTCAGGAGTGGTAAAGGAGTATGCTAGACCTGCAGCAGGGAAGGACTCCACTCGACCTAGTGACCTGCGACCACCAGCTGTGCTGCTAAAGACGGTGTTCTACCTCGTCGACAACATCGCTGCCTCCCCCACACTGCGTCCATGGACCGAG GTGTATGACTTTGTCTTTGACCGGCTGCGCAGTGTGAGACAGGATATGATCATCCAGAGGGTGTCTGGCGCTGACTGTGTGGCCGTGCTGGAGAGGACAGTCCGCTTCCTGATCTACGCCTCCTACCGGCTGTGTGGGGAGCCCCTGCGCCTCTACGACCCCCGCATCAATGACACCCACCTGCAGGAGAGCCTCAGCTGGCTGCTGGAATGCTACACCAGTGGAAAGCACCCCAACCAGGAGGAGTTCCAGGCCCTCAGTCTCCTCTACAACCTGG GTTCAAGCCGTGCCATTCAGCACACcatggagctgccagagcggaTACGCTCCTCCCCTGTCATGCATCTGGCCCTATCAGTGAGCCGGGCCTTCATGGAACGCAACCCTGTACGACTCCTCCGATTGGCCCACAGGCTGGACTTCCTGCAGAGCTGTGCCCTGCACCGGCACCTAGAGACCTGTCGCAGGGACCTGCTGCTGATCTACAGCCACGGACACAGCAGCAAGAACTGCCGCTTCCCCCTCCACAAGCTGGCCCACATCCTAGCCCTGGACGTCCCCCTCACCAACCAGCTGTGCCAGGCCCATGGGGTGGAAGTCCATGGGGACTCAGTGGTCTTCTCCAAGACCTCCTTCACTGAGCCAGAGGCTGGGAAGCTACAGTGTGCACACTTTCATGATCTGGTGGACCGGAAGCAGAGGGATCTCACTGTTGGTAGCATCATTCATGGCTGCACTTGA
- the sac3d1 gene encoding SAC3 domain-containing protein 1 isoform X1: protein MNNKRTSCRFSSHSRRRGQPVERDWRQHHNQGVWREVQEERRQESVPRGVCLSMCPIRELQDREAQNLLHRFEVLSGTERERWPRADPSGVVKEYARPAAGKDSTRPSDLRPPAVLLKTVFYLVDNIAASPTLRPWTEVYDFVFDRLRSVRQDMIIQRVSGADCVAVLERTVRFLIYASYRLCGEPLRLYDPRINDTHLQESLSWLLECYTSGKHPNQEEFQALSLLYNLGSSRAIQHTMELPERIRSSPVMHLALSVSRAFMERNPVRLLRLAHRLDFLQSCALHRHLETCRRDLLLIYSHGHSSKNCRFPLHKLAHILALDVPLTNQLCQAHGVEVHGDSVVFSKTSFTEPEAGKLQCAHFHDLVDRKQRDLTVGSIIHGCT, encoded by the exons ATGAACAACAAGAGAACGTCCTGTCGTTT TAGTTCCCACTCCAGAAGGAGAGGACAGCCCGTGGAAAGGGATTGGAGGCAACACCACAACCAGGGGGTATGGCGAGAAGtgcaagaggagaggaggcaggagtcCGTCCCCAGGGGTGTCTGCCTGTCTATGTGCCCTATCCGCGAGCTGCAGGACAGGGAGGCCCAGAACTTACTGCACCGATTTGAGGTGTTGTCAGGTACTGAGCGGGAACGCTGGCCCAGGGCTGACCCCTCAGGAGTGGTAAAGGAGTATGCTAGACCTGCAGCAGGGAAGGACTCCACTCGACCTAGTGACCTGCGACCACCAGCTGTGCTGCTAAAGACGGTGTTCTACCTCGTCGACAACATCGCTGCCTCCCCCACACTGCGTCCATGGACCGAG GTGTATGACTTTGTCTTTGACCGGCTGCGCAGTGTGAGACAGGATATGATCATCCAGAGGGTGTCTGGCGCTGACTGTGTGGCCGTGCTGGAGAGGACAGTCCGCTTCCTGATCTACGCCTCCTACCGGCTGTGTGGGGAGCCCCTGCGCCTCTACGACCCCCGCATCAATGACACCCACCTGCAGGAGAGCCTCAGCTGGCTGCTGGAATGCTACACCAGTGGAAAGCACCCCAACCAGGAGGAGTTCCAGGCCCTCAGTCTCCTCTACAACCTGG GTTCAAGCCGTGCCATTCAGCACACcatggagctgccagagcggaTACGCTCCTCCCCTGTCATGCATCTGGCCCTATCAGTGAGCCGGGCCTTCATGGAACGCAACCCTGTACGACTCCTCCGATTGGCCCACAGGCTGGACTTCCTGCAGAGCTGTGCCCTGCACCGGCACCTAGAGACCTGTCGCAGGGACCTGCTGCTGATCTACAGCCACGGACACAGCAGCAAGAACTGCCGCTTCCCCCTCCACAAGCTGGCCCACATCCTAGCCCTGGACGTCCCCCTCACCAACCAGCTGTGCCAGGCCCATGGGGTGGAAGTCCATGGGGACTCAGTGGTCTTCTCCAAGACCTCCTTCACTGAGCCAGAGGCTGGGAAGCTACAGTGTGCACACTTTCATGATCTGGTGGACCGGAAGCAGAGGGATCTCACTGTTGGTAGCATCATTCATGGCTGCACTTGA
- the sac3d1 gene encoding SAC3 domain-containing protein 1 isoform X4, which translates to MNMLFSHSRRRGQPVERDWRQHHNQGVWREVQEERRQESVPRGVCLSMCPIRELQDREAQNLLHRFEVLSGTERERWPRADPSGVVKEYARPAAGKDSTRPSDLRPPAVLLKTVFYLVDNIAASPTLRPWTEVYDFVFDRLRSVRQDMIIQRVSGADCVAVLERTVRFLIYASYRLCGEPLRLYDPRINDTHLQESLSWLLECYTSGKHPNQEEFQALSLLYNLGSSRAIQHTMELPERIRSSPVMHLALSVSRAFMERNPVRLLRLAHRLDFLQSCALHRHLETCRRDLLLIYSHGHSSKNCRFPLHKLAHILALDVPLTNQLCQAHGVEVHGDSVVFSKTSFTEPEAGKLQCAHFHDLVDRKQRDLTVGSIIHGCT; encoded by the exons ATGAACATGCTTTT TTCCCACTCCAGAAGGAGAGGACAGCCCGTGGAAAGGGATTGGAGGCAACACCACAACCAGGGGGTATGGCGAGAAGtgcaagaggagaggaggcaggagtcCGTCCCCAGGGGTGTCTGCCTGTCTATGTGCCCTATCCGCGAGCTGCAGGACAGGGAGGCCCAGAACTTACTGCACCGATTTGAGGTGTTGTCAGGTACTGAGCGGGAACGCTGGCCCAGGGCTGACCCCTCAGGAGTGGTAAAGGAGTATGCTAGACCTGCAGCAGGGAAGGACTCCACTCGACCTAGTGACCTGCGACCACCAGCTGTGCTGCTAAAGACGGTGTTCTACCTCGTCGACAACATCGCTGCCTCCCCCACACTGCGTCCATGGACCGAG GTGTATGACTTTGTCTTTGACCGGCTGCGCAGTGTGAGACAGGATATGATCATCCAGAGGGTGTCTGGCGCTGACTGTGTGGCCGTGCTGGAGAGGACAGTCCGCTTCCTGATCTACGCCTCCTACCGGCTGTGTGGGGAGCCCCTGCGCCTCTACGACCCCCGCATCAATGACACCCACCTGCAGGAGAGCCTCAGCTGGCTGCTGGAATGCTACACCAGTGGAAAGCACCCCAACCAGGAGGAGTTCCAGGCCCTCAGTCTCCTCTACAACCTGG GTTCAAGCCGTGCCATTCAGCACACcatggagctgccagagcggaTACGCTCCTCCCCTGTCATGCATCTGGCCCTATCAGTGAGCCGGGCCTTCATGGAACGCAACCCTGTACGACTCCTCCGATTGGCCCACAGGCTGGACTTCCTGCAGAGCTGTGCCCTGCACCGGCACCTAGAGACCTGTCGCAGGGACCTGCTGCTGATCTACAGCCACGGACACAGCAGCAAGAACTGCCGCTTCCCCCTCCACAAGCTGGCCCACATCCTAGCCCTGGACGTCCCCCTCACCAACCAGCTGTGCCAGGCCCATGGGGTGGAAGTCCATGGGGACTCAGTGGTCTTCTCCAAGACCTCCTTCACTGAGCCAGAGGCTGGGAAGCTACAGTGTGCACACTTTCATGATCTGGTGGACCGGAAGCAGAGGGATCTCACTGTTGGTAGCATCATTCATGGCTGCACTTGA
- the sac3d1 gene encoding SAC3 domain-containing protein 1 isoform X3, with protein sequence MNMLFSSHSRRRGQPVERDWRQHHNQGVWREVQEERRQESVPRGVCLSMCPIRELQDREAQNLLHRFEVLSGTERERWPRADPSGVVKEYARPAAGKDSTRPSDLRPPAVLLKTVFYLVDNIAASPTLRPWTEVYDFVFDRLRSVRQDMIIQRVSGADCVAVLERTVRFLIYASYRLCGEPLRLYDPRINDTHLQESLSWLLECYTSGKHPNQEEFQALSLLYNLGSSRAIQHTMELPERIRSSPVMHLALSVSRAFMERNPVRLLRLAHRLDFLQSCALHRHLETCRRDLLLIYSHGHSSKNCRFPLHKLAHILALDVPLTNQLCQAHGVEVHGDSVVFSKTSFTEPEAGKLQCAHFHDLVDRKQRDLTVGSIIHGCT encoded by the exons ATGAACATGCTTTT TAGTTCCCACTCCAGAAGGAGAGGACAGCCCGTGGAAAGGGATTGGAGGCAACACCACAACCAGGGGGTATGGCGAGAAGtgcaagaggagaggaggcaggagtcCGTCCCCAGGGGTGTCTGCCTGTCTATGTGCCCTATCCGCGAGCTGCAGGACAGGGAGGCCCAGAACTTACTGCACCGATTTGAGGTGTTGTCAGGTACTGAGCGGGAACGCTGGCCCAGGGCTGACCCCTCAGGAGTGGTAAAGGAGTATGCTAGACCTGCAGCAGGGAAGGACTCCACTCGACCTAGTGACCTGCGACCACCAGCTGTGCTGCTAAAGACGGTGTTCTACCTCGTCGACAACATCGCTGCCTCCCCCACACTGCGTCCATGGACCGAG GTGTATGACTTTGTCTTTGACCGGCTGCGCAGTGTGAGACAGGATATGATCATCCAGAGGGTGTCTGGCGCTGACTGTGTGGCCGTGCTGGAGAGGACAGTCCGCTTCCTGATCTACGCCTCCTACCGGCTGTGTGGGGAGCCCCTGCGCCTCTACGACCCCCGCATCAATGACACCCACCTGCAGGAGAGCCTCAGCTGGCTGCTGGAATGCTACACCAGTGGAAAGCACCCCAACCAGGAGGAGTTCCAGGCCCTCAGTCTCCTCTACAACCTGG GTTCAAGCCGTGCCATTCAGCACACcatggagctgccagagcggaTACGCTCCTCCCCTGTCATGCATCTGGCCCTATCAGTGAGCCGGGCCTTCATGGAACGCAACCCTGTACGACTCCTCCGATTGGCCCACAGGCTGGACTTCCTGCAGAGCTGTGCCCTGCACCGGCACCTAGAGACCTGTCGCAGGGACCTGCTGCTGATCTACAGCCACGGACACAGCAGCAAGAACTGCCGCTTCCCCCTCCACAAGCTGGCCCACATCCTAGCCCTGGACGTCCCCCTCACCAACCAGCTGTGCCAGGCCCATGGGGTGGAAGTCCATGGGGACTCAGTGGTCTTCTCCAAGACCTCCTTCACTGAGCCAGAGGCTGGGAAGCTACAGTGTGCACACTTTCATGATCTGGTGGACCGGAAGCAGAGGGATCTCACTGTTGGTAGCATCATTCATGGCTGCACTTGA